Proteins from a single region of Streptomyces spectabilis:
- a CDS encoding DUF4429 domain-containing protein: MDVKGVQASISFDGEWITIVKKEVGAPDRTARTNVRSISGTTCKPATRLLHGYIQLAVPGAVQAKEKKGIFLGGRPPHSDPNSLSIPYRSNDAAAKIVAAIEEARVRLSP; encoded by the coding sequence ATGGATGTGAAGGGCGTGCAGGCGTCGATCAGCTTCGACGGCGAGTGGATCACCATCGTCAAGAAGGAGGTGGGTGCACCAGACCGGACAGCCAGGACCAATGTCCGCAGCATCAGCGGCACAACATGCAAGCCGGCGACCCGCCTCCTCCACGGCTACATCCAGCTCGCCGTGCCCGGCGCCGTACAGGCCAAGGAGAAGAAGGGGATCTTCCTGGGAGGCCGTCCGCCGCACAGCGACCCGAACAGCCTGTCCATCCCGTACCGGTCGAACGACGCGGCAGCAAAGATCGTCGCCGCGATCGAGGAAGCCCGTGTCCGGCTCAGCCCGTAA
- a CDS encoding HNH endonuclease, which translates to MEKICIKCDKRKLRSEFRKRSSSKDGLATECKECGRARDREWNRKNRDHRRAYRERTKKERSEYAKQWYAKNPGYRERYYEENKEANYERRYRWIELNPEKHRAASARRRAALKVTSDLDAVAEYMGLIRADPCVYCGSPTDHIDHIVALAKQGAHEWDNLAPTCATCNTSKATQDVLTFMLRRLTTTT; encoded by the coding sequence GTGGAGAAGATTTGCATCAAGTGCGACAAACGCAAGCTGCGCAGCGAGTTCCGCAAGAGGAGTAGCAGCAAGGACGGGCTGGCCACCGAGTGCAAGGAGTGCGGGCGGGCCCGTGACCGTGAGTGGAATCGGAAGAATCGTGACCATCGAAGGGCGTACCGCGAGCGCACGAAGAAGGAGCGCAGCGAATATGCCAAGCAGTGGTATGCGAAGAACCCGGGCTACCGGGAGCGGTACTACGAGGAGAACAAGGAAGCCAACTATGAACGGCGCTACCGGTGGATCGAGCTGAATCCCGAGAAGCACCGTGCGGCCTCCGCCAGGCGTCGCGCAGCCCTGAAGGTCACTTCAGACCTTGATGCAGTCGCTGAGTACATGGGGCTCATACGAGCTGACCCGTGCGTCTACTGCGGATCCCCGACGGACCACATCGATCACATCGTCGCCCTCGCCAAGCAGGGTGCGCACGAGTGGGACAATCTAGCTCCCACGTGTGCCACCTGTAACACATCGAAGGCTACGCAGGATGTCTTGACTTTCATGCTGCGTCGGCTCACCACAACCACATAA
- a CDS encoding DUF5047 domain-containing protein — translation MYPVSDRFLPRLAESHTPVTRVQLFRTDGSVVELEHTGGSVPVDRGQATRRTCTVTGADVSLIPRTPTDQLAVYGAKLRIARGVDYGDGTTELVPLGVFRLDSVEGDVTEGPITLTGKDLSAVVADDKFTEPYKATGTVVGAITGLIQRSLPDAAVISAIADAPIGARTFDIEADPWAGVQEIAAAAGAECYANADGEFVIATLPELTTTPAVWEVAAAEGGVYVTGSRAMSSTNVYNGVLARGENTEENVPPVSYLATDDDPNSPTHWGGPYGRRPMFYASSTLVTEEACAQAAGLKLKASKAPNASGDFSALPNPALEPGDVIRVVHPDGTRELHQVQSFSVPLDPAGGDFPITTISAKEDE, via the coding sequence GTGTATCCCGTCTCAGACCGGTTCCTGCCGCGCCTCGCCGAGTCCCACACTCCTGTCACGCGCGTCCAGCTGTTCCGGACCGACGGCAGCGTTGTCGAGCTGGAGCACACGGGTGGCAGTGTTCCGGTGGACCGCGGGCAGGCGACCCGCCGTACCTGCACGGTTACCGGCGCCGACGTGTCCCTCATCCCGCGCACGCCTACCGATCAACTGGCCGTGTACGGGGCCAAGCTGAGGATCGCGCGCGGCGTCGACTACGGCGACGGCACCACGGAGCTCGTACCACTCGGCGTGTTCCGCCTCGACTCCGTCGAGGGAGACGTCACCGAGGGCCCCATCACCCTGACCGGCAAAGACCTCTCCGCTGTGGTCGCTGACGACAAGTTCACCGAGCCCTACAAAGCCACCGGCACGGTCGTCGGTGCGATCACCGGGCTCATCCAGCGCAGCCTGCCGGATGCTGCCGTCATCAGCGCCATCGCCGACGCCCCCATCGGCGCCAGGACTTTCGACATCGAGGCGGACCCGTGGGCTGGCGTGCAGGAGATCGCCGCCGCGGCAGGGGCCGAGTGCTACGCCAACGCGGACGGCGAATTCGTGATCGCCACGCTGCCGGAGCTGACGACGACGCCTGCCGTGTGGGAGGTCGCCGCAGCCGAGGGCGGCGTATACGTCACCGGTAGCCGCGCCATGAGCAGCACCAACGTCTATAACGGCGTCCTCGCTCGCGGCGAGAACACCGAGGAGAACGTGCCGCCCGTCTCCTACCTGGCCACGGACGACGACCCGAACTCGCCGACGCACTGGGGCGGACCCTACGGGCGCCGGCCAATGTTCTACGCCTCCTCGACGCTGGTCACGGAGGAGGCGTGCGCGCAGGCGGCTGGCCTCAAGCTCAAGGCCAGCAAGGCCCCTAACGCGTCGGGTGACTTCTCTGCCCTGCCGAATCCGGCGCTCGAGCCAGGCGACGTGATCCGCGTTGTTCACCCGGACGGCACCCGCGAACTCCACCAAGTGCAGTCGTTCAGCGTGCCTCTCGATCCTGCTGGCGGTGACTTCCCGATCACTACTATCTCGGCGAAGGAGGACGAGTGA
- a CDS encoding type II toxin-antitoxin system Phd/YefM family antitoxin, translating to MDEEVKVQEARERFAQLLNGTQWQGKHIAITRHGKAAGVLVPPDWYERAVAALSGPGT from the coding sequence ATGGACGAAGAAGTCAAAGTGCAGGAGGCGCGCGAGCGGTTCGCGCAGCTTTTGAACGGAACGCAGTGGCAGGGCAAGCACATCGCCATCACCCGACACGGCAAGGCGGCGGGCGTTCTAGTGCCACCTGACTGGTACGAGCGAGCCGTCGCAGCCCTCAGCGGGCCTGGCACTTAG
- a CDS encoding glycosyltransferase family 4 protein, producing MPPEHNAGAEHMLVSMLRPLVERGHDVSVWLSRYGNAHQEYEYRGIKVIPLESRLDFPTAVRRADVLVAHLETVPPTASLARGYGKPLVVVCHNTHRETFRDMAAGGTALAVYNSRWMEAEAEVFFAEYPKSIRPAGTLIVRPPVFADEYATKPGKAITLINCNPEKGGKVLQALAERMSDQQFLAVKGAYGEQILPDLPNVEIVEHVRGEDMRKQVYARTRVLLMPSSYESWGRVGCEAMASGIPVVAHPTPGLCESLGEGGIFVDRTEIDGYEAVLRKLASAAEYRLASKRAKTRSAELDPSGDLFLWWTAVEGLSG from the coding sequence ATGCCGCCGGAGCATAATGCGGGTGCCGAGCACATGCTCGTCTCCATGCTGCGGCCCCTGGTGGAGCGTGGCCACGACGTGTCGGTATGGCTGTCCCGCTACGGCAACGCCCACCAGGAGTACGAGTACCGCGGCATCAAGGTGATCCCCCTGGAGTCGCGGCTGGATTTCCCGACGGCGGTGCGGCGGGCGGATGTGCTGGTGGCCCATCTGGAGACGGTGCCGCCGACGGCGTCGCTGGCTCGCGGGTATGGCAAGCCGCTGGTGGTGGTCTGCCACAACACGCACCGGGAGACGTTCCGAGACATGGCTGCGGGCGGGACCGCGCTGGCGGTCTACAACTCGCGGTGGATGGAAGCGGAGGCGGAGGTCTTCTTCGCCGAATACCCGAAGTCCATCCGCCCCGCGGGCACGTTGATTGTGCGGCCGCCGGTGTTCGCCGACGAGTATGCGACGAAGCCAGGCAAGGCCATCACGCTGATCAACTGCAATCCGGAGAAGGGCGGCAAGGTGCTCCAGGCCCTCGCCGAACGGATGTCGGACCAGCAGTTCCTCGCGGTGAAGGGCGCCTACGGCGAACAGATCCTCCCCGACCTGCCGAACGTTGAAATCGTCGAGCACGTTCGCGGGGAGGACATGCGGAAGCAGGTGTACGCCCGCACCCGGGTGCTGCTGATGCCGTCCTCGTATGAGTCGTGGGGCCGCGTCGGCTGTGAGGCGATGGCGAGCGGCATTCCCGTCGTTGCCCACCCAACGCCAGGTCTGTGCGAGTCGCTCGGCGAGGGCGGGATCTTTGTCGACCGGACCGAGATTGACGGCTACGAGGCGGTTCTGCGGAAGCTCGCATCGGCCGCCGAGTACCGGCTTGCCAGCAAGCGCGCCAAGACCCGTTCCGCCGAACTCGACCCCTCGGGGGACCTCTTCCTGTGGTGGACCGCAGTGGAGGGCCTGTCCGGATAG
- a CDS encoding peptidoglycan recognition protein family protein, translating into MELQPESDAQPAIRPTQFIVHSIIAPWTARRTYEYWRDSTSLESHFGVDYEGTVGQYIGTETRADANAGANRRSDGTGAVSAETASNTSGSDPWNDKQVEDLIAIGVWLHQTHGLPLRICRSHSDPGYGYHSLFPQWSTSGTACPGQARIRQFKEVVFPGIVARATGKTPTPPQEDDVPHTLGLYDETDRTLAPDKWTTLSIESVDLLKGASIYQAMVQVTGSVPEGSTLQGRFYHLRSDNTRWLGGITERVATAGATFADFHNVGSIKPTEKLRFEIAYFPLDPDDMRAITITTARCRGLYWK; encoded by the coding sequence ATGGAGCTGCAGCCTGAGTCCGATGCGCAGCCCGCGATCCGACCGACGCAGTTCATCGTCCACTCGATCATCGCGCCGTGGACGGCCCGCCGCACCTACGAGTACTGGCGCGACAGCACCTCGCTGGAGTCCCACTTCGGCGTCGACTACGAAGGAACGGTCGGCCAGTACATCGGCACCGAGACGCGGGCAGACGCCAACGCGGGCGCGAACCGCAGGTCCGACGGCACCGGGGCCGTGTCCGCAGAGACAGCCTCGAACACCTCCGGCTCCGACCCATGGAACGACAAGCAGGTCGAAGACCTGATCGCGATCGGCGTGTGGTTGCACCAGACGCACGGCCTCCCGCTGCGGATCTGCCGCTCCCACTCCGACCCGGGCTACGGCTACCACTCCCTGTTCCCGCAGTGGTCAACGTCCGGCACGGCCTGCCCTGGGCAGGCCCGCATCAGGCAATTCAAGGAGGTCGTGTTCCCGGGGATCGTCGCCCGCGCGACCGGCAAGACCCCGACACCCCCGCAGGAGGACGACGTGCCGCACACGCTCGGCCTGTACGACGAGACCGACCGCACCCTTGCCCCCGACAAGTGGACCACCCTGTCCATCGAGAGCGTGGATCTCCTCAAGGGCGCCAGCATCTACCAGGCGATGGTGCAGGTCACCGGCAGCGTCCCCGAAGGCTCCACCCTGCAGGGCCGCTTCTACCACCTGCGCTCGGACAACACCCGCTGGCTCGGCGGCATCACCGAACGCGTCGCCACCGCAGGGGCCACGTTCGCGGACTTCCACAACGTCGGCTCCATCAAGCCGACCGAGAAGCTCCGCTTCGAGATCGCCTACTTCCCTCTCGACCCCGACGACATGAGAGCCATCACCATCACCACCGCGCGCTGCCGCGGCCTGTACTGGAAGTGA
- a CDS encoding phage tail protein — protein MVNITRAADLMEVGANGGGWTAPLGTSSPGDPLVQPMPPWAPLGGISDDGLVQGFDEDSQEYTPWGYTSPIRTTITKSLRTFKITAWETARTTVRSLHYRASLADLEPVSGLTTFAETASPNPDRRSFWFVVFDGETSLSFYVPAGEISDRSDVTHKQDEMAGFEWTITAYPDEAGNTVYHADRVPATADYTGS, from the coding sequence ATGGTCAACATCACTCGCGCAGCGGACCTGATGGAGGTCGGCGCTAATGGTGGCGGCTGGACTGCCCCGCTCGGCACTTCGTCCCCCGGTGACCCGCTGGTCCAGCCGATGCCCCCTTGGGCGCCCTTGGGGGGTATCTCAGACGACGGTCTGGTGCAGGGGTTCGACGAAGACAGCCAGGAGTACACCCCTTGGGGTTACACGTCGCCGATCCGCACGACGATCACCAAGTCCCTGCGCACCTTCAAGATCACGGCATGGGAGACGGCGCGCACTACGGTCCGGTCGCTGCACTACCGTGCCTCGCTCGCAGACCTTGAGCCGGTGTCCGGATTGACGACATTCGCGGAGACTGCGAGCCCCAACCCGGATCGTCGCTCCTTCTGGTTCGTCGTCTTTGACGGCGAGACAAGCCTGAGCTTCTACGTCCCTGCCGGGGAGATCTCGGACCGTTCCGACGTCACGCACAAGCAGGACGAGATGGCTGGCTTCGAGTGGACGATCACGGCCTATCCGGACGAGGCAGGCAACACCGTCTACCACGCGGACCGCGTCCCGGCGACTGCCGACTACACCGGCTCCTGA
- a CDS encoding peptidoglycan DD-metalloendopeptidase family protein — translation MAISVGSVEIDVIPNARGIHGRLRAALVPPASQIGDEVGRIIGRQIAAHITPSVRDGIQDGARAARPAATRQGSDTGGAFARSLKARLEAAFRSMPKLDVRLSDTGVDADLARLRARLEALSGKTIGVDIDAQAARAEAADIEERLRRIGAAHPNVAVRADTAAAIAQLRLLQEQVDELSADPARIRVETDGTFGQRLRAQVQAAEASLPNINIGADTSPAEVELARLRARLTALRDVRIGVDMDAATAQAEISAIEARLQALAAQDADVAVRVDAAAAAAQLAAVQAMVNKLDADDVKVRVDTSGATSAIFQLSVALGSVAVIPAIPVLAAGMGAIASAGVAAAAGVGALGAVAIPAFMGIARAAQAQKAAQDAATTASIKGGQAASQGAARARQLEGAQQSLAAAHRNAARQIQQAEQAVADAKRSAAEANRQASQQVRQAEQDVAAAVQQAADRQRDAAQQVKDAKQSLANAVQQAADRQQAANDRVVAAEQSLADAQRSARQAQQDLTQARRDAAMELEDLGNRLTDAQLSQRDAALTVQAAEQRLRAVRAKGSKASALEQAQAQLAYDQAVQRLKEQRLATKRIADEKKKADRAGVDGSDRVKNAQGRLADAQRQVREQTAALAKAQQAAARQQRENALEIAAAQAKVADAQRNVARVQKECAAAISAAQDKVIEAQRNATKVQQDGARSVGRAQESLANTHVTAADSITSAERQVASAAQQTAGSMSQAAVAQAKYQEELSELSPAARDTFDAFTDLRSAFSAWSESLQPRVMPIFTRALIGLKNALPGLTPFAKEAADAVGELQDRASRGFKNPWWKGFKADLAGAVRPAIIGLGVSFGNVFKGMAGVVQAFLPHMDSISARMRAITGRFAAWGAGLKGSPAFERFLAYAAENGPLVARTIGDISRAFFEVARALSPLSGPLLEVLGVLARGIASVAETTPWLIQGLYGLFIATKLWTLALVLQAAVLNAHPITLLIIGIVALVAAVVYAYKRFDWFRAGVQAVWNGIKDAVSGAWNQVLRPAFDGISTGLRTVGGWGSWLWRTALKPAFDGISLGARVLAAVIATLLIAPVVLGFKLTAATGKWLYEKGLLPAFRGIGVAAGALYRNAIKPAVDGIVEGFRFVGRIGKWLWENALRPAFRGIGTAAGALYRVTIKPVGDRIVGTFRFVARIGKWLWQQALAPAFRGIGAVGKWLYDKAIKPAFSGIATTASWLWRKGLKPPFDRIKEAVRLVGVAFGRAKDAIKTAWGKVQSITKGPVNFVIKYVYGKGIRPVWNAVAKIVSLDELPPAPKQLAAGGTVGDGFGPARPMVTNRPTAIVGEGNPRFPEFVIPTDPRFRNRARALHAAAGTKLMADGGILGGAWDWTKDTIGKAINWAKTGFNLLTNPSKAWDKLVKPIKERVAKGITGDGLWAKAIRRVPGKWIGGLKSKLVDAVNSMLGGGADGMLGGAWLKPVDARFGTKFGVRGSMWSSGRHTGLDFPAAIGTAVKAVADGTIAKTANGGPYGKHIVINHGSGLQSLYAHMSAILMKQGRGVAGGTQIGRVGNTGNTTGPHLHLEARVNGRSVDPMPFLTGGGKGFPANAVGAAQKYAKALLPRYGWGANQFGPLKKLWHGESGWRWNADNPTSDAYGIPQALPGSKMRSAGPDWRTNAKTQIRWGMGYIKDRPDYGSPARAYAKWLARSPHWYDQGGMLQPGLNLAYNGTGRPEPVFTSTQASALARMATGGGGLGDLSVQVFVGDREITEIARAEVRRSNGELVTALRGGRG, via the coding sequence GTGGCGATCAGTGTCGGCTCCGTCGAGATCGATGTCATCCCGAACGCGCGCGGCATTCACGGCCGTCTGCGTGCGGCGTTGGTGCCTCCGGCGTCGCAGATCGGCGATGAGGTCGGGCGGATCATCGGCCGTCAGATCGCTGCGCACATCACGCCTTCGGTGCGGGACGGCATCCAGGACGGGGCCCGCGCGGCCCGCCCGGCCGCGACCCGGCAGGGCTCGGATACGGGTGGGGCGTTTGCCCGGTCGCTGAAGGCCCGCCTGGAGGCGGCGTTCCGCAGCATGCCCAAGCTCGACGTCCGCCTCTCGGACACGGGTGTCGACGCGGACCTGGCGCGGCTGCGTGCCCGCCTGGAAGCGCTGTCCGGCAAGACGATCGGCGTCGACATCGACGCGCAGGCCGCCCGCGCGGAGGCCGCGGACATTGAGGAGCGTCTGCGCCGTATCGGTGCAGCGCACCCGAACGTGGCCGTCCGTGCGGACACGGCGGCGGCGATCGCCCAGCTGCGGCTCCTGCAGGAGCAGGTGGACGAGCTGTCCGCCGACCCGGCCCGGATCCGGGTGGAGACGGACGGCACCTTTGGTCAGCGGCTGCGCGCCCAGGTGCAGGCGGCTGAGGCCAGCCTCCCCAACATCAACATCGGGGCGGACACGTCGCCGGCCGAGGTGGAGCTGGCGCGGCTGCGGGCCCGGCTGACCGCCCTGCGGGATGTGCGGATCGGCGTCGACATGGACGCCGCGACCGCGCAGGCCGAGATCTCCGCGATCGAGGCCCGTCTGCAGGCGCTGGCGGCGCAGGACGCGGACGTGGCGGTGCGCGTGGACGCGGCTGCCGCCGCGGCGCAGCTTGCTGCTGTCCAGGCGATGGTCAACAAGCTGGACGCGGACGACGTCAAGGTCCGGGTCGATACCTCGGGTGCCACTTCGGCGATCTTCCAGCTGTCGGTGGCACTTGGGTCTGTCGCGGTGATCCCCGCGATTCCGGTCCTTGCGGCCGGGATGGGCGCGATCGCGTCCGCTGGTGTTGCTGCGGCGGCTGGCGTCGGTGCGCTGGGTGCTGTGGCGATCCCCGCGTTCATGGGGATCGCCAGAGCTGCTCAGGCGCAGAAGGCGGCGCAGGACGCCGCGACGACTGCGTCGATCAAGGGTGGTCAGGCGGCGTCGCAGGGTGCGGCGCGGGCACGCCAGCTGGAGGGTGCGCAGCAGTCGCTGGCCGCCGCGCACAGGAATGCGGCCCGGCAGATTCAGCAGGCCGAGCAGGCCGTCGCGGACGCCAAGAGGTCTGCGGCGGAGGCGAACCGGCAGGCGTCCCAGCAGGTGCGGCAGGCCGAGCAGGATGTGGCGGCTGCGGTGCAGCAGGCGGCGGACCGGCAGCGGGATGCCGCCCAGCAGGTTAAGGACGCCAAGCAGTCTCTGGCGAACGCGGTACAGCAGGCGGCGGACCGGCAGCAGGCGGCGAACGACCGTGTCGTGGCCGCCGAGCAGTCGCTGGCTGATGCACAGCGGTCGGCTCGGCAGGCGCAGCAGGATCTGACGCAGGCGCGCCGTGACGCGGCGATGGAGCTGGAGGATCTCGGGAACCGCCTCACTGACGCGCAGCTGTCGCAGCGGGATGCGGCCCTCACCGTCCAGGCGGCTGAGCAGCGGCTGCGGGCGGTGCGGGCTAAGGGGTCGAAGGCGTCGGCGCTGGAGCAGGCGCAGGCGCAGCTCGCCTACGACCAGGCGGTTCAGCGGCTCAAGGAACAGCGGCTCGCGACGAAGCGCATTGCCGACGAGAAGAAGAAGGCCGACAGGGCCGGGGTCGACGGCTCGGACCGGGTCAAGAACGCGCAGGGGCGGCTGGCGGATGCCCAGCGGCAGGTCCGTGAGCAGACGGCCGCGCTGGCGAAAGCGCAGCAGGCGGCGGCCCGGCAGCAGCGCGAGAACGCCCTGGAGATCGCCGCCGCGCAGGCGAAGGTCGCGGATGCCCAGCGGAATGTGGCGCGCGTCCAGAAGGAGTGCGCCGCGGCGATCTCCGCCGCGCAGGACAAGGTCATCGAGGCGCAGCGCAACGCGACCAAGGTTCAGCAGGACGGTGCACGGTCGGTGGGGCGGGCGCAGGAGTCCCTGGCCAACACGCACGTGACGGCAGCGGATTCGATCACGTCGGCCGAGCGGCAGGTGGCGTCGGCGGCGCAGCAGACGGCCGGGAGCATGTCGCAGGCCGCTGTCGCGCAAGCCAAGTACCAGGAAGAACTGTCGGAGCTGTCGCCTGCGGCGCGGGACACGTTCGACGCGTTCACGGACCTGAGGTCGGCGTTCTCCGCGTGGTCGGAGTCGCTGCAGCCCCGCGTCATGCCGATCTTCACCCGAGCGTTGATCGGGCTGAAGAACGCGCTGCCCGGGCTGACGCCCTTCGCGAAGGAAGCAGCAGACGCCGTCGGTGAGCTGCAGGACCGGGCAAGCAGGGGCTTCAAAAACCCCTGGTGGAAGGGCTTCAAGGCAGATCTGGCGGGCGCAGTCCGACCTGCGATCATCGGCTTGGGTGTCTCCTTCGGCAACGTGTTCAAGGGCATGGCCGGAGTGGTGCAGGCCTTCCTGCCCCATATGGACTCCATCAGCGCGCGGATGCGGGCCATCACCGGCCGCTTCGCCGCTTGGGGTGCCGGCCTGAAGGGGTCGCCCGCCTTCGAGCGGTTCCTGGCGTATGCCGCTGAGAACGGGCCGCTCGTTGCCCGCACCATCGGTGACATCTCGCGTGCCTTCTTCGAGGTCGCGCGGGCTCTGTCGCCCCTGTCGGGGCCTCTGCTCGAGGTTCTTGGGGTTCTGGCGCGCGGCATCGCCTCGGTGGCAGAGACCACGCCTTGGCTGATTCAGGGCCTGTATGGGCTGTTCATCGCGACGAAACTGTGGACGCTCGCGCTCGTCCTTCAGGCGGCGGTGCTGAACGCGCACCCGATCACCCTGCTCATCATCGGGATCGTGGCGCTGGTCGCCGCTGTCGTCTACGCGTACAAGAGGTTCGACTGGTTCCGTGCTGGGGTCCAGGCGGTCTGGAACGGCATCAAGGATGCGGTGTCCGGCGCCTGGAATCAGGTACTCAGGCCCGCCTTCGACGGCATTTCCACAGGTCTGCGCACGGTGGGCGGCTGGGGATCGTGGCTGTGGCGCACCGCGCTGAAGCCTGCCTTCGACGGCATCTCGCTGGGCGCGCGGGTCCTCGCTGCTGTCATCGCCACACTGCTGATCGCCCCTGTCGTGCTGGGGTTCAAGCTGACAGCTGCGACCGGGAAGTGGCTGTATGAGAAGGGGCTGCTCCCGGCATTCCGGGGTATCGGTGTCGCGGCCGGAGCCCTGTACCGCAATGCGATCAAGCCTGCTGTCGACGGCATCGTCGAGGGCTTCCGTTTCGTCGGCCGGATCGGTAAGTGGCTGTGGGAGAACGCGCTGCGGCCCGCGTTCCGGGGGATTGGGACGGCGGCTGGAGCGCTGTACAGGGTCACCATCAAGCCTGTCGGTGACCGCATTGTCGGCACGTTCCGATTTGTTGCCAGGATCGGGAAGTGGCTCTGGCAGCAGGCCCTGGCACCGGCGTTCCGCGGGATCGGCGCGGTCGGGAAGTGGCTGTACGACAAGGCGATCAAGCCTGCGTTCAGTGGGATCGCGACGACCGCGTCGTGGCTGTGGCGCAAGGGATTGAAGCCGCCATTCGATCGGATCAAGGAAGCGGTCAGGCTGGTCGGGGTCGCTTTTGGCAGGGCGAAGGACGCCATCAAGACGGCCTGGGGCAAGGTTCAGTCGATCACTAAGGGCCCCGTCAACTTCGTGATCAAGTACGTGTACGGCAAGGGCATCCGCCCCGTCTGGAACGCCGTCGCGAAGATCGTCAGCCTGGATGAACTGCCGCCCGCACCGAAGCAGCTGGCGGCAGGCGGCACCGTCGGTGACGGCTTCGGCCCTGCCCGGCCGATGGTCACCAACCGCCCGACCGCGATCGTCGGCGAGGGCAACCCAAGGTTTCCGGAATTCGTGATCCCGACGGACCCGCGATTCCGTAACCGTGCTCGCGCCCTGCATGCCGCGGCAGGCACCAAGCTCATGGCGGACGGGGGCATCCTCGGCGGCGCCTGGGACTGGACCAAGGACACGATCGGCAAGGCGATCAATTGGGCCAAGACCGGCTTCAACCTGCTGACGAACCCGTCGAAAGCCTGGGACAAGCTCGTCAAGCCCATCAAGGAGCGGGTTGCGAAGGGCATCACCGGCGATGGGCTGTGGGCCAAAGCGATCCGCCGGGTACCGGGCAAGTGGATCGGCGGGCTGAAGAGCAAGCTCGTCGACGCCGTGAACAGCATGCTGGGCGGCGGCGCCGACGGGATGCTTGGCGGCGCCTGGCTCAAGCCAGTCGACGCCCGGTTCGGAACGAAGTTCGGTGTCCGCGGCAGCATGTGGAGCTCAGGTCGTCACACCGGTCTCGACTTCCCCGCGGCCATCGGCACCGCGGTGAAGGCGGTTGCTGACGGCACCATCGCCAAGACGGCGAACGGCGGCCCCTACGGCAAGCACATTGTGATCAACCACGGCAGTGGGCTGCAGTCCCTGTACGCCCACATGTCCGCAATCCTGATGAAACAGGGCCGCGGCGTTGCGGGCGGAACCCAGATCGGCCGCGTCGGCAACACCGGCAACACGACCGGCCCGCACCTCCACCTCGAAGCCCGGGTCAACGGGCGCTCCGTCGACCCGATGCCGTTCCTCACGGGTGGCGGCAAGGGCTTCCCCGCGAACGCGGTGGGCGCGGCGCAGAAGTACGCCAAGGCGCTCCTGCCGCGCTACGGGTGGGGCGCCAACCAGTTCGGGCCGCTGAAGAAGTTGTGGCATGGCGAGTCCGGGTGGCGTTGGAACGCAGATAATCCCACGTCAGACGCCTACGGAATCCCGCAGGCGCTCCCGGGGTCGAAGATGCGCTCGGCGGGCCCCGACTGGCGGACCAACGCGAAGACGCAGATCCGCTGGGGCATGGGCTACATCAAGGACCGTCCGGACTACGGCAGCCCAGCACGGGCGTATGCGAAGTGGCTGGCCAGGTCGCCGCACTGGTACGACCAGGGCGGCATGCTCCAGCCCGGCCTGAACCTGGCCTACAACGGCACGGGGCGGCCGGAGCCGGTGTTCACGTCCACGCAGGCCAGCGCCCTTGCGCGGATGGCAACGGGCGGCGGCGGTCTCGGGGACCTGAGCGTGCAGGTGTTTGTCGGCGATCGGGAGATCACGGAAATCGCGCGTGCTGAGGTGCGGCGGTCGAACGGCGAGCTGGTGACGGCGCTGCGTGGCGGGCGGGGGTGA